CCGCGTGCAAACCTTGGAAGCCCTAGGCTGTGCCGATGTCCCGGCTGCCAGTAGCGCTGCAGGAGCCGTCTTGTCGTACTTCCGCGAGACCCAACCGGCGGTTCCTCCGGATCACATTCGCCGATTCACTGTCCGGCAGAATAGCGAGTACATGCATCTGGATGGAACGACCATCCGTAACCTGGAACTTCTTAAACCATTCATGTCGAGCGAGACAACGTCTGGTTTGAAATCTACGACTCTTCTGAGCCGGTTGGATCGGACCGCCACCGCGATGGGAAGTCGACTCCTTCGCCAGTGGCTGGTACGACCGTTGCTCCGTTGCGACCAGATCAGCGCTCGCCTCGACGCCGTGGAAGAACTGAAGAGCCACATGCAGGTGCGGACTGCATTACGTACAGGCTTGCGAGAGATCCAGGATATTGCACGACTCGGCAGCCGCATCGTCCTCGGTTTGGCCGGCCCACGAGAACTGCTTGCCCTCAAACAGTCTCTCTCGGTTTTGCCCGAGATTCTTGTTCAGTTGACGCCGCTCCAGAGCCAGCTACTCTGCGATGCAAGGGCGTCATGGGATAACGGCCAGGATCTCTACAACCTGATCGAGGAAGCCATCCGACCTGATGCTCCGCTCTCCCTTCGCGATGGGAATATCATCAAGGACGGCTATGACCCGGCAATCGACGAACTGCGTAAAGCCAGCAAGGAAGGGAAAAGCTGGATCGCGGGCATCGAGGTTCGAGAGCGTGAGCGAACCGGCATAGAATCGTTGAAGGTCCGTTACAACCAGGTGTTCGGCTATTATATCGAGATCACCAAAGCCAATCTTGCTCGTGTTCCCGCCGACTATGTTCGCAAGCAAACCCTGGTCAATGCCGAACGATTTATGACCGCAGAATTGAAGGAACTGGAAGAACGTGTCACAGGGGCCGATGTCAAGCTGCTCGCTCGTGAGCAAGAGGTCTTTGGTGAGCTTCGCTCACGATTGGCGAAAGAAGCCCATCGATTGGACGCCATGGCGATCCACCTTTCGCTCATTGATGTCATAGCCGCATTGGCGGAGGCGGCCGCCTTGCACCGATACAGCAAACCCACAGTCACGGAAGGGGGTGACATCACAATACGAGATGGTCGCCACCCCGTGGTCGAAGGACTCTGTACCGATTCGGGATTCGTCCCGAACGACACGGTCCTGGATTTGGAAACGAACAGGCTGCTGATCATTACCGGACCGAACATGGCGGGAAAGAGCACGTATCTTCGCCAAGTCGCGCTGATCGTGCTGATGGCTCAGATCGGCAGCTTCGTTCCCGCCACAGAAGCGTCTATCGGGTTGACCGATCGCATCTTCACCAGAGTGGGAGCCTCGGATAATCTGGCGGGAGGCCAGAGTACGTTCATGGTGGAAATGGTCGAGACGGCCAACATTCTTCAGAATGCGACTCAACGCAGTCTGATTCTACTGGACGAAATCGGGCGAGGTACAAGCACTTACGATGGCTTGAGCATCGCCTGGGCGATTGCGGAACATATCCATGACCGAGCTCGATTAGGCGCGCGCACGTTGTTCGCCACCCATTACCATGAGATGACACAGCTGGAGCAGCAGCGGACCGGAATCAAGAATTATCGCGTGGCCGTGCAGGAGCGCGGCGGAGACGTCGTGTTTCTTCGAAAAATCGTGGCAGGCAAAGCCGACCGGAGTTACGGTATCCACGTTGCGAAACTTGCAGGGCTCCCTCCCAACGTGATCGATCGCGCCAAAGCGGTGTTGTTACAACTTGAACAGCCGGAGACTCGTTCCGAGTTGATCCAGGAGCAACTCCCGTTGACATCTGATCCCCTTCCCCAGCCCCATCCGATTATCGAGGAGGTCAAGCAGATTGACCTCTTCTCGATGACCCCGCTCGATGCGCTGAATCGCCTTGCCGAATTGCAGCGCATGGTGAGTTTGGACCGCAACATTCCTTCCGATCGCTGACGATCATTAGTTAACCCTAATCCGAAAACGAAAACTCGTCTGTTGGTTTATTCCGCGGGTCCTGTCATGGCGAACAGCCCCACCGTGCTCACTCCACCCATCCCCCAGTGGGGCCCTTCCGTTGCGCGCGGTGGGGCGCCCCGTTCGCCACGTCACCCGCGGTGTTTATGCGATCTGTTGTCAAAATTATTTCGGATTACGGTTAGTTCCAGCCACTCGATCGCCGCAATCAGTTGTCTTGCCAGAAAAATACATCCTGTATACAATACAGCATTCATGTCTTGGTGGAGGAACAATGGCCGTCAGATTGAACATCACGATGGATGAGGATATTTACACAAGACTCAAGCAGGAAGTGCCTCCGAAGAAGATCAGCGCGTTCATCTCCTCCGCTGTTCGGGCGAAACTTCATCCGGACAAGAAGACCCTCGATGAAGCCTACCGTGCCGCCCGGAAAGAACGTTGGCGGAAAGAACTGGAGCATGACTGGAAGAGCACGGAGGGCGAAGGGTGGCCAAACTGAGGAAGCTACCCCGTCGAGGAGATGTCTACTGGGTTGCGCTGGATCCGACGGTTGGGTCAGAGATCAAGAAGACCAGACCAGCGGTGATCGTTTCTAACGATTCCTGCAACACCTTCGGCTCTCGCGTGGTTGTCCTGCCGCTTACCAGCAATGTCGATTCCTTGTATCCCGGTGAAGCCATGGTCGTCGTCAACGGCAAGTCGGCTCGTGTGTTGGGCGATCAGATCCGATCGTTGGATAAATCACGAGTGCAATCGAAAATCGACACATTGAGCCAAGAAGAGCTGGCCGCCGTCGAAGAGGCGATCCGCATCACGCTCGCCTTGCAGCCTTGAACGGCGAGGGCTTTTCCCAAAAACCTCCACGACCGTATTTCGAGGCGCTCGCCCAAGGTGAAGCGGCGCGAGCGCGGAATTTATCGAGCTGCGGAATCAGCCACAGCAACAGCTCGTGGCACGATTGCACAGGCTGGGGGACCGTTGGAGGCATCGCTCAACCCCACGCTGGCAGGGCTTAGGCTTGGTTCAAGGTCGGCTGATGGTCGTAGCCTATACAAGGCGAGGTTCGGACAGGATCCGAATCATCTCATTAAGGAAGGCAAATCGTCGTGAAAAAGTCCTCTTCCAAGAAACGCTCAAAGACCAACTGGGAAAAAATTGACGCGATGTCCGACCATGACATCGACTACTCTGATATTCCCGAACTCGGGAAAGCGTTTTTCAAGCATGCAACCCTTGTCCTGCCCGAGCCGAAAGCCACCGTGACCATGCGCGTGGATCGGAAAGTATTGGATTGGTTCAAAGCGCAGGGACGTGGCTACCAAACTCGCATCAACGCGCTGCTCCGAGCCTATATGGAAGCGCATAAGACGTGATGGGCTCGGGAAACTTGTCGATCTGCGGAATCAGCCACAGCAGCAGCTCATGACACGATTGCACCGCCTGGGGCACGGTGGAAGCAGACATCGGCACCCTCTTATCTATTCCAGTTGCGCTCGACTAAGCCTATGGCCCTTTCGGACATGAGTGTCACGGAGAATAGGGAGAGCAAAGGGTCAAAGAACAAAGCGCAAAGGGTTAGGGCTCAAGGTCCTGGGCAAGACGGAAGCCAATGCTGTTGCTCCGGCCGCCGGCATTGTCCCTGCTCCGGTTCGACGCACGCAGGCTCTCCGGTTCGTTGCCCCAGGAACCGCCACGGATCACGCGCCGGCCGCAGTCGCCGCCATTCGTCCCTAACCGGGCCGATCCATCAGTCGGTGCGTTCTTGTAAGAGTTGTGCCAGCAATCTTCCACCCATTCCCATACATTCCCGCTCATGTCATAGAGCCCCAGCGCGTTGGGCTTCTTGGTACCGACTGGCTCTGTTTTCGCTGCGTTATACACTGCATAATCAGGTAACTGCGTCTCCTCGGAGGTTCCTGCCCAAATATGGTCCTCCTTCTTGGCGATGCTACGAGCTGCATATTCCCATTCCGATTCCGTCGGCAGGCGGTACCGTTTGCCGGTTTGCTTGGACAACCAGTCCGCATAGTCCTTCGCGT
This region of Nitrospira sp. genomic DNA includes:
- the mutS gene encoding DNA mismatch repair protein MutS; the protein is MSDSTSSPLMRQYRDIKQGYPEAILFFRVGDFYEMFYEDAQEASRLLSIALTSRDKNSPHPVPLCGVPYHAATGYIAKLLKAGRLVALCEQVEDPKAAKGLVRREVVRLYTPGTLVDTEFLAPSELNYLAALSVGPDPDRGSPIGLAVLEVSTGEFWGMEFHSPQASTQVLNELARLDPREVLFPADHRSPWIEQIAGARLCERPPASFSHQSAARTLTEHFRVQTLEALGCADVPAASSAAGAVLSYFRETQPAVPPDHIRRFTVRQNSEYMHLDGTTIRNLELLKPFMSSETTSGLKSTTLLSRLDRTATAMGSRLLRQWLVRPLLRCDQISARLDAVEELKSHMQVRTALRTGLREIQDIARLGSRIVLGLAGPRELLALKQSLSVLPEILVQLTPLQSQLLCDARASWDNGQDLYNLIEEAIRPDAPLSLRDGNIIKDGYDPAIDELRKASKEGKSWIAGIEVRERERTGIESLKVRYNQVFGYYIEITKANLARVPADYVRKQTLVNAERFMTAELKELEERVTGADVKLLAREQEVFGELRSRLAKEAHRLDAMAIHLSLIDVIAALAEAAALHRYSKPTVTEGGDITIRDGRHPVVEGLCTDSGFVPNDTVLDLETNRLLIITGPNMAGKSTYLRQVALIVLMAQIGSFVPATEASIGLTDRIFTRVGASDNLAGGQSTFMVEMVETANILQNATQRSLILLDEIGRGTSTYDGLSIAWAIAEHIHDRARLGARTLFATHYHEMTQLEQQRTGIKNYRVAVQERGGDVVFLRKIVAGKADRSYGIHVAKLAGLPPNVIDRAKAVLLQLEQPETRSELIQEQLPLTSDPLPQPHPIIEEVKQIDLFSMTPLDALNRLAELQRMVSLDRNIPSDR
- a CDS encoding type II toxin-antitoxin system PemK/MazF family toxin, with translation MAKLRKLPRRGDVYWVALDPTVGSEIKKTRPAVIVSNDSCNTFGSRVVVLPLTSNVDSLYPGEAMVVVNGKSARVLGDQIRSLDKSRVQSKIDTLSQEELAAVEEAIRITLALQP
- a CDS encoding BrnA antitoxin family protein is translated as MKKSSSKKRSKTNWEKIDAMSDHDIDYSDIPELGKAFFKHATLVLPEPKATVTMRVDRKVLDWFKAQGRGYQTRINALLRAYMEAHKT